In Fluviispira sanaruensis, a genomic segment contains:
- a CDS encoding MFS transporter yields the protein MINKKTIYISSVGGSLEFFDFMIFIYLYPVLIKKFFPETTNSFVATLITIMTIILSYIAKPVGGIIYGIIGDRYGIDKSFKSILFLISISTLGIAFLPTYSDIGFLSTVLLVLIRIIQGIANGGDVPTTVVYIFENNDDKISALSFLFFCFTMGSTVASLFASLFLNFKYFFPENIYFRIPFMIGGFSTLLAYYMRKKYIYIHKKKNNNFNFVKIFNLDNFKKLSNYILIYGFGNTLMANYFVITPNVYINKVYKNHNNIQYIISLSLFIMAALSFVSGKISLKIGFKRNYYIGILLCIIFAPFYFYMIGSGNILNFCIAQLSAGLVCAPIFGNIYMLICSQLEDLNRLTNFGIICNIATSIFPSLTSAIVILLINHNVINVLPSLIIITYGVFLIFLLLKSKINKKQELI from the coding sequence ATGATTAATAAAAAAACAATATATATTTCATCTGTTGGTGGGAGTCTAGAGTTTTTTGATTTCATGATATTTATATATTTATATCCAGTTTTAATCAAGAAATTTTTTCCTGAGACTACAAATTCATTTGTAGCAACGTTAATTACTATCATGACAATTATACTTTCATATATAGCAAAACCGGTTGGAGGGATTATATATGGAATTATTGGTGACAGATACGGAATCGATAAAAGCTTCAAATCTATATTGTTTTTAATATCTATATCAACTCTTGGAATTGCATTTTTACCAACATATTCAGATATAGGTTTTTTATCGACAGTTCTATTAGTATTAATTAGAATAATCCAAGGCATTGCAAACGGAGGAGATGTGCCTACTACAGTTGTTTATATTTTTGAAAATAATGATGATAAAATATCTGCTTTATCATTTTTATTTTTTTGCTTTACTATGGGTTCAACTGTAGCGTCGTTATTTGCCTCTTTATTTCTTAATTTTAAATATTTTTTTCCAGAAAATATTTACTTCAGAATTCCATTTATGATTGGAGGATTTTCAACATTACTTGCCTATTATATGAGAAAAAAATATATTTATATTCATAAAAAGAAAAATAATAACTTCAATTTTGTAAAGATTTTTAATTTAGATAATTTTAAAAAATTATCTAATTATATACTAATATATGGTTTCGGTAATACATTAATGGCGAATTATTTCGTTATAACTCCAAATGTATATATTAATAAAGTATATAAAAATCATAATAATATCCAGTATATAATTTCACTTAGTTTATTTATTATGGCAGCGCTGTCATTCGTTTCTGGTAAAATATCTTTAAAGATTGGCTTTAAGCGGAATTATTATATTGGTATTTTATTATGTATTATATTTGCGCCATTCTATTTCTATATGATAGGATCTGGAAATATTCTAAATTTTTGCATTGCACAGTTAAGCGCAGGTTTAGTTTGCGCACCAATCTTTGGAAATATTTATATGCTCATTTGTTCTCAATTAGAGGATTTAAATAGACTCACAAATTTTGGTATAATTTGTAATATTGCTACTTCAATATTTCCCTCACTTACATCAGCTATAGTTATTTTGCTTATTAATCATAATGTAATTAATGTATTACCTAGTTTAATTATTATCACTTATGGTGTATTTCTAATATTTCTTCTTCTTAAATCTAAAATAAACAAAAAACAGGAGCTAATATGA
- the truB gene encoding tRNA pseudouridine(55) synthase TruB, whose product MSFKQIAEETLSTTSSLSGLILVDKAAGLTSHAVVSSVRKILKMDKVGHLGTLDPFATGLLPILVGGSTRLSDEIMDGKKQYLFTISLGKETDTLDYSGQVVAEAEVPQDFERKILGALREFTGNIEQVPPVYSALKMNGRPLYEYMRATGKLPDSIETKKRSVFIENLELVKCDLDSNSVTLRVLCGKGTYVRSLARDISKAIGTVGHCTQLRREYVEPWSVENAIYFSFEEKPSQQELLDRLILPEQMLPTVAKVELSEEFFKQLSSGNVIVLGENQVAEKTSEKSIKTLVHGSKVFVKILNHDFMFLADVEHISAENIYKIKPKKKIR is encoded by the coding sequence ATGAGCTTTAAACAAATAGCGGAAGAGACCCTATCGACAACAAGCAGTCTGAGCGGACTGATTCTTGTCGATAAAGCGGCTGGCTTAACAAGTCATGCTGTCGTTTCTTCTGTGCGAAAAATATTAAAGATGGATAAAGTAGGGCATTTGGGGACTCTGGACCCGTTTGCCACAGGCTTGCTTCCTATTTTGGTGGGAGGGTCTACGCGCCTTTCCGACGAAATTATGGATGGGAAAAAACAATATCTATTTACAATTTCTTTGGGCAAAGAAACAGACACTCTGGACTATTCAGGTCAAGTTGTCGCTGAAGCTGAAGTGCCCCAAGATTTTGAAAGAAAAATCCTTGGCGCCCTAAGAGAATTCACTGGAAATATTGAGCAGGTTCCCCCTGTTTACAGTGCTCTGAAAATGAATGGCAGACCTTTGTACGAATATATGCGTGCCACTGGGAAACTTCCTGACTCAATCGAAACTAAAAAACGTTCGGTTTTTATCGAAAACTTAGAACTTGTTAAGTGTGACTTAGACAGTAATTCCGTAACTCTCCGCGTTTTGTGTGGAAAAGGCACTTATGTCCGGAGTCTCGCACGCGATATTTCAAAAGCCATTGGCACTGTTGGCCATTGTACGCAGTTGCGTAGAGAGTATGTTGAACCTTGGTCAGTCGAAAATGCCATTTATTTTTCTTTTGAAGAAAAACCAAGTCAACAAGAATTATTAGACAGATTGATTTTACCAGAACAAATGCTTCCAACGGTTGCAAAAGTAGAATTAAGCGAAGAATTCTTTAAACAGCTTTCTTCTGGCAATGTGATTGTTTTAGGAGAAAATCAGGTTGCTGAAAAGACCTCTGAAAAATCCATAAAAACTTTAGTCCACGGTTCTAAAGTTTTTGTTAAAATTCTCAATCACGATTTTATGTTTCTGGCAGATGTAGAACATATTAGTGCTGAAAATATTTATAAAATAAAGCCTAAAAAGAAAATTCGTTAA
- the rbfA gene encoding 30S ribosome-binding factor RbfA gives MATKRMLQIGEQIREHIAMMFVRGEIADPRVRGITLNSVKLTPDLQIARVYYSILGDKNQRKSAEVGLKQASGYIRREIGKVLQIRYTPHIVFLYDDSVEHAVKMGALINKISDERREDESNRNAENLSDLSSDKDNSSK, from the coding sequence ATGGCTACGAAAAGAATGCTACAAATTGGTGAACAGATTCGCGAACACATTGCTATGATGTTCGTGAGGGGTGAAATTGCCGATCCCCGCGTGCGTGGCATCACTTTAAATTCCGTTAAACTCACACCCGATCTGCAGATAGCGCGGGTTTATTATTCCATTCTTGGGGATAAAAATCAGCGTAAGTCTGCAGAGGTGGGATTAAAACAAGCTTCTGGTTACATAAGACGTGAAATTGGTAAAGTGCTCCAAATTCGCTACACCCCCCATATCGTCTTTCTTTATGATGACAGTGTGGAGCATGCTGTAAAAATGGGCGCACTTATTAACAAAATCAGTGATGAAAGACGTGAAGACGAGTCAAATCGGAACGCTGAAAACCTTTCTGATTTAAGTTCAGACAAAGACAATTCTTCCAAATAA
- the infB gene encoding translation initiation factor IF-2, whose product MSRIRVLDLAKELGIETKAAIIKLQELGIQVKNHFNAISETEAAKLRAFHRSGKNPEKEAAQKAAANKLIIRRKVETPHDPSEESVQKTEAISASRPADTQAAKKTVAAKTTVVKKAATVEKAQDEVSQKEKILEQAKVEQTENQSVEKTVASQPIVKVSKASSENVENQSITLENRETKAASTEAQEASAGKTADVQNKASKSSEVSASAVRSQESDEKNPVQTTNPVNPVSSNSAQIVRPAAQTPAASAPRTSPSTTRTNEGGAVIVRKAEPTPPQPQVKPQSYTTASYSTQNSYRRDDNNAPRGNFAARDGAGRPGPGGQQYGQRDPNRPQTGGRDFQPRAGGNGAGGQAGGVRPQGGGFGQRDGAQGQSGFRTGPGGTRPQGTGFGGDRGGFSPRPGGAPSSTGRPPFGLPDAAPAAPTKDMPSRLKDRDKDKDREKRRITDEEDARRNGLLRAKGARRVDEVEEEFDIYAENEGEGGEQKTTVRTMIPNRRKSSSAIRKKEVKKAEIANPTKASKKIVRVDESISVNDLAGELSQKASAIIKTLMKLGMMATINQQLDIDTATFVAQEFGYEIQSSSVSIGDILSRKTDKNEEDSLLARPPIVTIMGHVDHGKTSLLDALRSANVAAKEAGGITQHIGAYQIEHKGNKLTFLDTPGHEAFTSMRARGAQVTDIVVLVVAADDGVMPQTIEAIAHAKAAEVPIIVAINKIDKPGANLERINRELSDQGVMPEEWGGDSMFIQVSAKTGQGLNDLIEGILLQAEVLELKATKDCLAEGIVIEAKLDKARGPVATVIVTKGTLKQQDYIVVGTSMGRVRAMSNDLGAKIASADPSMPVEIIGLSEVPAAGDQFNCVVNDAIAKEAVAYRIEKQRQKELANQRGSSMEELLAMMGGAEEKAKEVSIIIKADMHGSAEAIRNSVQKLDTAKVKTKILHSAVGGITETDVILAKASNALIVGFNVRPDRVAAQVAEQAGIKIQCFSIIYELIAAVQAAMVGTLSPIKLDKIIGHAEVRNTFSVPKVGVIAGSMISDGKVVRNSHVRIVRDGVVIYTGRIGSLKRFKDDAKEVAQGFECGIGVENYNDIKVGDILEAYVVEEIAATLM is encoded by the coding sequence ATGAGTCGCATTAGAGTACTTGATTTGGCGAAAGAATTGGGGATTGAGACCAAAGCTGCCATTATTAAGCTCCAAGAACTCGGAATCCAGGTAAAAAACCATTTTAATGCCATCTCTGAAACAGAGGCTGCTAAGTTGCGTGCATTTCATCGTTCAGGCAAAAATCCAGAAAAGGAAGCTGCTCAAAAAGCTGCGGCAAATAAACTTATTATTCGCAGGAAAGTGGAAACACCGCATGATCCGAGCGAAGAATCTGTGCAAAAAACAGAAGCTATTTCTGCTAGCCGTCCTGCCGATACTCAAGCAGCTAAAAAAACGGTTGCTGCAAAGACTACGGTTGTTAAAAAAGCAGCAACTGTAGAAAAAGCTCAAGACGAAGTGTCTCAAAAAGAGAAAATACTTGAACAGGCAAAAGTTGAACAGACTGAAAACCAATCTGTAGAAAAAACTGTTGCTTCTCAACCTATTGTAAAAGTTTCAAAAGCTTCCTCTGAAAATGTGGAAAATCAATCAATAACCTTAGAAAATCGAGAGACAAAAGCCGCTTCCACTGAAGCTCAAGAAGCAAGTGCCGGTAAAACTGCAGATGTACAAAATAAGGCATCTAAAAGTTCCGAAGTCAGTGCATCAGCTGTGCGCTCTCAAGAGAGTGACGAGAAAAATCCTGTGCAAACCACAAATCCTGTAAATCCTGTATCCTCCAATTCAGCTCAAATCGTTCGTCCTGCTGCGCAAACACCTGCAGCCAGTGCGCCGCGAACTTCTCCTTCAACAACACGTACCAATGAAGGTGGCGCAGTTATTGTTAGAAAAGCAGAGCCCACTCCACCTCAACCACAGGTAAAACCACAAAGTTATACGACTGCGAGTTATAGCACTCAAAATTCATACCGCAGAGATGACAACAATGCCCCTCGTGGAAATTTTGCTGCACGTGATGGTGCAGGAAGGCCTGGACCGGGTGGTCAACAATATGGCCAACGTGATCCAAACAGACCACAAACAGGTGGGCGTGATTTCCAACCACGCGCAGGTGGAAATGGCGCTGGTGGTCAAGCTGGCGGAGTGCGTCCGCAAGGCGGAGGCTTCGGCCAAAGAGACGGAGCACAAGGACAATCTGGATTTAGAACTGGACCGGGTGGTACAAGACCACAAGGAACAGGCTTTGGTGGTGATAGAGGCGGGTTTTCTCCAAGACCAGGAGGAGCTCCTTCTTCAACAGGCCGTCCTCCATTTGGATTACCTGACGCAGCTCCAGCTGCTCCTACAAAAGATATGCCATCACGTCTTAAAGATCGTGACAAAGATAAAGATCGTGAAAAACGTAGAATTACTGATGAAGAAGATGCACGTAGGAATGGCCTTTTGCGTGCAAAAGGCGCTCGCCGTGTAGACGAAGTCGAAGAAGAATTTGATATCTACGCTGAAAATGAGGGCGAAGGTGGTGAGCAAAAAACCACAGTACGCACTATGATTCCAAACCGTAGAAAAAGCTCTTCTGCTATCCGTAAAAAAGAAGTTAAAAAAGCTGAAATTGCGAATCCAACGAAGGCATCGAAAAAGATTGTGCGCGTAGATGAATCCATCAGCGTCAATGACCTTGCTGGAGAATTGAGCCAAAAAGCAAGTGCTATCATTAAAACCTTAATGAAGCTCGGAATGATGGCTACAATCAATCAGCAACTTGATATTGATACAGCTACATTTGTTGCACAAGAATTTGGTTATGAAATCCAAAGTTCGAGTGTTTCAATCGGTGATATTTTATCTCGTAAAACGGATAAAAACGAAGAAGATAGTCTTCTTGCTAGACCACCTATTGTAACAATTATGGGACACGTTGACCATGGTAAAACTTCACTTCTCGATGCTCTTCGCTCTGCGAATGTGGCAGCAAAAGAAGCGGGTGGAATCACGCAACACATTGGTGCTTATCAAATTGAACACAAAGGCAATAAATTAACATTCCTTGACACTCCTGGTCACGAGGCTTTCACTTCCATGCGTGCGCGTGGAGCTCAAGTCACTGACATAGTTGTGTTGGTTGTTGCTGCTGACGACGGCGTGATGCCACAGACAATCGAAGCGATTGCTCATGCAAAAGCAGCTGAAGTGCCAATCATTGTTGCAATAAACAAGATTGACAAACCTGGTGCCAACCTTGAGCGCATTAACCGCGAATTGTCAGACCAAGGTGTTATGCCTGAAGAATGGGGTGGAGATTCCATGTTCATTCAAGTTTCAGCAAAAACGGGTCAAGGTCTCAATGACCTCATCGAAGGCATTCTGCTTCAAGCAGAAGTTCTTGAGCTAAAAGCGACAAAAGATTGCCTTGCTGAAGGTATTGTTATTGAAGCAAAACTCGACAAAGCCAGAGGCCCTGTTGCGACCGTTATTGTCACAAAAGGAACTCTTAAACAACAAGATTACATCGTGGTTGGAACCTCTATGGGACGTGTTCGTGCCATGAGCAATGACCTCGGAGCAAAAATCGCTTCAGCCGATCCTTCTATGCCAGTCGAAATAATTGGTTTGAGTGAAGTTCCAGCTGCTGGCGACCAGTTCAACTGTGTTGTCAATGACGCAATTGCAAAAGAAGCTGTTGCTTACAGAATTGAAAAACAAAGACAAAAAGAACTCGCTAACCAACGTGGTTCTTCTATGGAAGAGCTCTTGGCTATGATGGGCGGAGCAGAAGAAAAAGCAAAAGAAGTCTCAATTATTATTAAGGCTGACATGCATGGTTCTGCTGAAGCAATCCGTAACTCTGTGCAAAAACTCGACACTGCGAAAGTAAAGACCAAAATTCTTCACTCAGCTGTCGGTGGAATCACAGAAACAGATGTCATTCTTGCGAAGGCTTCCAATGCTCTCATTGTTGGATTTAACGTTCGTCCAGACCGGGTTGCAGCGCAAGTTGCAGAACAAGCTGGGATCAAAATCCAATGTTTCAGCATTATTTATGAATTAATTGCTGCAGTTCAAGCTGCTATGGTTGGAACTCTTTCACCTATTAAGCTCGATAAAATCATCGGTCATGCAGAAGTGCGCAACACGTTCTCTGTGCCAAAAGTTGGTGTTATTGCTGGTAGTATGATTTCCGACGGTAAAGTTGTGCGCAACTCTCACGTACGTATTGTCCGTGATGGCGTTGTTATCTACACCGGTCGTATTGGTTCTCTTAAGAGATTCAAGGACGATGCAAAAGAAGTTGCACAAGGCTTTGAATGCGGTATTGGCGTAGAAAACTATAACGATATTAAGGTCGGCGATATTCTCGAAGCCTATGTTGTTGAAGAAATTGCAGCAACATTAATGTGA